The DNA window TGCTGTTTTCTTGCTTCTATCTCTGCTGGTAACCCCTCTTTAATATCATTCACAAGAGTGTCAAATCTATCCAGAATATCAACGATACGTTGTTGCTCTTCAAGAGAAGGGATAGGGACTAAAATTTTAGATAGTTTTGGTCCTGTTGTTGTTGCTCTTGTAGTAAATGAAGCATATCTAATGATTGTCTTTCTAGCTTCATTTGTTGAAAAATAATATGCTGAAAATTTAGGTAATAGCAAATCAGTAATAGGTCTTGCTCTCAGTACAAAGCCACTAAATACACAATTTGGAATATCTTCTATTAAAGTACACGACATTCCTATATCTTCTTTTGTTTCTGATGTTCTAGTAAAAAAAACATCTCCTTTTTTTGCACTATATCTTTCAATTTCATCAGAATTTACATCTACTAACCCTGAAAATTTCTCGTTTGTTAACCATCGATTTTTATAAACATCAGTAAAATTTATAATAGGTTGTCCATGACCAAAAGCATCTTTTTCTTTATTTAATCCATTTTTTATTTCAAATAGTTCACCAACTGATAAATATTTAATGGATTTATCTTTAAAATCAAAAAGTGAATTATGATAATATTCATACTGCTGTTTTCTCATTGTAAGCTCTGTTGTAAGCTCTGTTGTAAGCTCTGTAAATGTATCTAAAATACGCACAATTTCCTCTTGTACTGGTAATGGTGGTATAGGAATAACTATTTCTTTAACAATTTGTGCATTTATATTTGTTTGACTTCCTTGTCCCAGAGATTTTATGTATTCATATTTGCTCCATAAAAAATAAAATACATACCTATATAATGCTTGATTAGTGTCTACATCTATATTACAACACGCTTGATTTGTAGTCATTGGAATTTTATTTATTCCAACTTTCCCAACTGTAGCACCATACATTGCAATAATAACACAATTCTTGGGAATCCATTTAGCTGACGAATTATCTAAGCCTTGTTGTGTTATTTTGATCCCAGTATCTGGTATATCACCAAAATCGATCTCTTGAGTTCTTAACCATGGAATATCTCCACCATAATAACTATTAATATCTGTTTTTGGAGTTCCACCTGAAGTTATTTTTTTACTTATATCTTTTATTTTTTTATACTCCACCCCGTCAGGACATAATTCATCTATTAGTTGCTCTAACTTATTCATCTTAGACCTCCTCTGTAGTATATTCGCTGTAGCCTTCATAGTAGTAACTAACGTCAATACCTTTCATAAATAGAGTACGGTCATCTATTTCAGTTGTAAGAGCCTGCTTTAAAAGATATTTAATCTCAATATCTTTAATAACACTTCTCTCCATAGCTGATAGATATTCATCTTTATCTACTAAATTCCAATCAATTACTTGTTTAATATTTTCTTTTAATATTAAATCAAGCCATATACGAGTTGCTCTTCCATTCCCTTCACGGAAAGGATGAGCAATATTCATCTCTACATATTTCTCAATAATCTCTTCAAATGTTGTTTGTGGCATAGTATCTATATATTTTAACGAGTGCTCAAGATACATTAGTGGTGCAAAACGAAAGTTATTTTTAGCTATATTAACCGTTCTAATTTTCCCAGCAAAATCATAGATATCTTGGAATAGATATTTGTGGATATATTGAAGCCCTTCAAAAGTTCCTATCTGAACCGCTTTAATATCTCCAGAGTCAAAAAGTTGCTTAGCTTTTTGTTTGCTGATTTTCTCTTCCACTTTTGAAAGCTCTATCTGGCTAGTAATATGCAGTTTATTTTCTAAAATCATATTACTCCACCTCAATCTCTGCAACTATCTTATCTATTTCAATACGAAGCCTGTCTATATTGCTTACCGTCTTTTCAATTTTAGCATTTAGTTCTGTTATATCTATAACCTCTCTTGTATCTTTTGCTTCTACATAAGTGTTTACAGAAAGATTGTAATCCTCTTCAGCTATTTTAGAGTTATCAACAGATTTTGAAACATGGTCAATATCCTCTTTAGTATCAAATATTCTCAGAATCTCTTCAATATGCTCATCTGTTAAGATGTTATTATTTGTTTCTTTCTTGAAGAAATCCTCTCCACTAGCATCTATAAATTGAGTTTTAGAATCTTTTTTACTCTTAGAAAGAATTAAAATATTAACAGCTATTGAAGTTCCAAAGAAAAGATTAGGTGCTAACGATATAACTGTCTCAACAAAGTTATTTTCAATTAGATACTTTCTAATTTTCTGCTCTGCTCCACCACGATAGAATATTCCAGGGAAACAAACTATAGCAGCACGACCTTTACTAGAAAGATAATTTAAACAGTGAAGAACAAAAGCAAAGTCTGCTTTAGATTTAGGTGCTAATACTCCAGCAGGGGCAAAACGCTCATCATTGATAAGAGTTGGGTCATCACTACCAATCCAATTAACTGAATATGGAGGATTTGATACAATAGCATCAAATGGTTTTTCATCTCCAAAATGTGGATCTAAAAGAGTATTTCCTAATGCTATATCAAACTTATCGTAGTTTACATTGTGTAAAAACATATTCATACGAGCAAGGTTATACGTTGTGTGATTAATCTCTTGTCCATAGAAACCATCTTCAATAATATGGTCATCAAATTGCTTCTTAGCTTGTAGCAATAGTGAACCTGATCCAGCAGCAGGGTCATAAATTTTATTTATTGTGCTTTGGTTATGTGTTGCTAATTTTGCAATAAGCTTAGATACACTTTGAGGTGTAAAGAACTCTCCACCAGATTTACCTGCATTGGCTGCATAGTTAGATATTAAAAACTCATATGCATCACCAAATAGATCTATATGATTGTCTTCAAACTCTCCAAAGTTAAGACCTTCAACACCTTTAATAACAGCAGCTAAACGACTATTTTTATCTTTAACTGTATTTCCTAATCTATTACTTGTAGTATCAAAATCAGCAAACAATCCTTTTATATCAG is part of the Cetobacterium somerae genome and encodes:
- a CDS encoding type I restriction-modification system subunit M; this encodes MSSIAQRAELQSQIWKIANDVRGSIDGWDFKQYVLGTLFYRFISENFSNYIEAGDDSFKYADLSDDVITEDIKEDAIKTKGYFIYPSQLFINIAKNANSNESLNTDLAAIFSAIESSANGYPSESDIKGLFADFDTTSNRLGNTVKDKNSRLAAVIKGVEGLNFGEFEDNHIDLFGDAYEFLISNYAANAGKSGGEFFTPQSVSKLIAKLATHNQSTINKIYDPAAGSGSLLLQAKKQFDDHIIEDGFYGQEINHTTYNLARMNMFLHNVNYDKFDIALGNTLLDPHFGDEKPFDAIVSNPPYSVNWIGSDDPTLINDERFAPAGVLAPKSKADFAFVLHCLNYLSSKGRAAIVCFPGIFYRGGAEQKIRKYLIENNFVETVISLAPNLFFGTSIAVNILILSKSKKDSKTQFIDASGEDFFKKETNNNILTDEHIEEILRIFDTKEDIDHVSKSVDNSKIAEEDYNLSVNTYVEAKDTREVIDITELNAKIEKTVSNIDRLRIEIDKIVAEIEVE
- a CDS encoding restriction endonuclease subunit S, with the translated sequence MNKLEQLIDELCPDGVEYKKIKDISKKITSGGTPKTDINSYYGGDIPWLRTQEIDFGDIPDTGIKITQQGLDNSSAKWIPKNCVIIAMYGATVGKVGINKIPMTTNQACCNIDVDTNQALYRYVFYFLWSKYEYIKSLGQGSQTNINAQIVKEIVIPIPPLPVQEEIVRILDTFTELTTELTTELTMRKQQYEYYHNSLFDFKDKSIKYLSVGELFEIKNGLNKEKDAFGHGQPIINFTDVYKNRWLTNEKFSGLVDVNSDEIERYSAKKGDVFFTRTSETKEDIGMSCTLIEDIPNCVFSGFVLRARPITDLLLPKFSAYYFSTNEARKTIIRYASFTTRATTTGPKLSKILVPIPSLEEQQRIVDILDRFDTLVNDIKEGLPAEIEARKQQYEYYRDKLLTFKKLEK
- the fic gene encoding protein adenylyltransferase Fic — its product is MILENKLHITSQIELSKVEEKISKQKAKQLFDSGDIKAVQIGTFEGLQYIHKYLFQDIYDFAGKIRTVNIAKNNFRFAPLMYLEHSLKYIDTMPQTTFEEIIEKYVEMNIAHPFREGNGRATRIWLDLILKENIKQVIDWNLVDKDEYLSAMERSVIKDIEIKYLLKQALTTEIDDRTLFMKGIDVSYYYEGYSEYTTEEV